From a single Miscanthus floridulus cultivar M001 chromosome 8, ASM1932011v1, whole genome shotgun sequence genomic region:
- the LOC136472802 gene encoding protein NRT1/ PTR FAMILY 5.10-like isoform X2, with product MRTGSWRSAIFIIVAEIGERFAFYAVAANLITLLTGPLQEGIAAAAAATNAWSGTALMLPLLGGAIADLWLGRYLTIILASLLYTLGLGLLAVSTLVGHHCNTASEKCPPPPTVQVTLFYVSLYMVAVGEGGHKPCTHAFGADQFSKSDPGESVSRGSFFNWWYFGVCAGTAATLLVVSYVQENLSWGLAFAIPCAVMACTLVVFLLGTRTYRYTDTSGTRSLFAYAAEAFAVSRQRRRNRRFRAAGRTDISSSDEEAQVAATTTTTNTAVVVSEAKDVLRLFPIWAMTLVYAVVYSQSMTFFTKQAATLDRRVGELVKVPAAALLAFISITIMVLVPVYDRVVVPLSRRYTGRPSGITMLQRIGAGMFLSIVSTVIAALVEERRLRVARDTGLTDKPKVQLPMSLWWMVPQYVVFGAADVFAMVGLQEFFYDQVPDRLRSIGLALYISIFGIGSFVSSALVSGIHRATAARGQSWFSDNLNHAHLDYFYWLLATLSALQFFAYVFFAWRYKYKNVGAEHM from the exons ATGAGAACCGGCAGCTGGAGATCAGCCATTTTTATAATAG TGGCGGAGATCGGTGAACGCTTTGCCTTCTACGCCGTTGCCGCCAATCTGATCACCCTTCTAACGGGACCCCTGCAAGAGGGGATCGCCGCCGCGGCTGCGGCCACCAACGCGTGGAGCGGCACGGCGCTGATGCTGCCGTTGCTGGGCGGCGCCATTGCCGACCTGTGGCTCGGAAGATATCTCACCATTATCTTGGCGTCGCTCCTGTACACCCTG GGTTTAGGCCTGCTGGCCGTGTCAACCTTGGTTGGGCACCACTGCAACACCGCCAGCGAGAAGTGCCCGCCGCCGCCCACCGTCCAGGTGACCCTATTCTACGTGTCGCTCTACATGGTGGCCGTCGGCGAGGGCGGCCACAAGCCGTGCACGCACGCGTTCGGCGCCGATCAGTTCAGCAAGAGCGACCCCGGCGAATCCGTCTCCAGGGGCTCCTTCTTCAACTGGTGGTACTTCGGCGTGTGCGCCGGCACCGCCGCCACGCTCCTGGTCGTCAGCTACGTGCAGGAGAACCTCAGCTGGGGCCTCGCCTTCGCCATCCCGTGCGCCGTCATGGCCTGCACCCTCGTCGTTTTCCTGCTTGGTACGAGGACGTACCGGTACACCGACACGAGCGGGACGCGCAGCCTGTTCGCTTACGCCGCCGAGGCTTTTGCTGTCTCGCGGCAGCGCCGGCGGAACAGAAGGTTCAGGGCTGCAGGTCGCACGGACATCAG cagcagcgatgaGGAGGCGCAGGTGGCagcgacgacgacaacgacgaaCACAGCCGTCGTGGTCAGCGAAGCCAAGGACGTCCTCCGTCTGTTCCCGATATGGGCGATGACGCTGGTATACGCCGTGGTGTACTCGCAGTCCATGACGTTCTTCACGAAGCAGGCGGCGACCCTGGACCGACGCGTCGGCGAGCTGGTGAAGGTGCCGGCGGCGGCGTTGCTAGCCTTCATCAGCATCACCATCATGGTGCTCGTCCCGGTCTACGACCGCGTGGTCGTCCCGCTGTCGCGCCGGTACACGGGCCGGCCGTCGGGGATCACCATGCTGCAGCGCATCGGAGCGGGGATGTTCCTCTCCATCGTGTCCACGGTGATCGCGGCGCTCGTCGAGGAGCGCCGGCTCCGGGTCGCGCGTGACACCGGGCTGACCGACAAGCCCAAGGTCCAGCTGCCGATGAGCCTGTGGTGGATGGTGCCGCAGTACGTCGTGTTCGGCGCCGCCGACGTGTTCGCCATGGTCGGCCTGCAGGAGTTCTTCTACGACCAGGTGCCTGACAGGCTGCGCAGCATTGGCCTGGCGCTCTACATCAGCATCTTTGGCATCGGAAGCTTCGTCAGCAGCGCGCTCGTGTCAGGCATCCACCGGGCGACGGCAGCGAGGGGCCAGAGCTGGTTCTCAGATAATTTGAACCACGCCCACCTCGACTACTTCTACTGGCTGCTCGCCACGCTCAGCGCGCTCCAGTTCTTCGCCTATGTGTTTTTTGCGTGGAGATACAAATATAAGAACGTTGGAGCCGAGCACATGTGA
- the LOC136472802 gene encoding protein NRT1/ PTR FAMILY 5.10-like isoform X1 has translation MRTGSWRSAIFIIVAEIGERFAFYAVAANLITLLTGPLQEGIAAAAAATNAWSGTALMLPLLGGAIADLWLGRYLTIILASLLYTLGLGLLAVSTLVGHHCNTASEKCPPPPTVQVTLFYVSLYMVAVGEGGHKPCTHAFGADQFSKSDPGESVSRGSFFNWWYFGVCAGTAATLLVVSYVQENLSWGLAFAIPCAVMACTLVVFLLGTRTYRYTDTSGTRSLFAYAAEAFAVSRQRRRNRRFRAAGRTDISSSSDEEAQVAATTTTTNTAVVVSEAKDVLRLFPIWAMTLVYAVVYSQSMTFFTKQAATLDRRVGELVKVPAAALLAFISITIMVLVPVYDRVVVPLSRRYTGRPSGITMLQRIGAGMFLSIVSTVIAALVEERRLRVARDTGLTDKPKVQLPMSLWWMVPQYVVFGAADVFAMVGLQEFFYDQVPDRLRSIGLALYISIFGIGSFVSSALVSGIHRATAARGQSWFSDNLNHAHLDYFYWLLATLSALQFFAYVFFAWRYKYKNVGAEHM, from the exons ATGAGAACCGGCAGCTGGAGATCAGCCATTTTTATAATAG TGGCGGAGATCGGTGAACGCTTTGCCTTCTACGCCGTTGCCGCCAATCTGATCACCCTTCTAACGGGACCCCTGCAAGAGGGGATCGCCGCCGCGGCTGCGGCCACCAACGCGTGGAGCGGCACGGCGCTGATGCTGCCGTTGCTGGGCGGCGCCATTGCCGACCTGTGGCTCGGAAGATATCTCACCATTATCTTGGCGTCGCTCCTGTACACCCTG GGTTTAGGCCTGCTGGCCGTGTCAACCTTGGTTGGGCACCACTGCAACACCGCCAGCGAGAAGTGCCCGCCGCCGCCCACCGTCCAGGTGACCCTATTCTACGTGTCGCTCTACATGGTGGCCGTCGGCGAGGGCGGCCACAAGCCGTGCACGCACGCGTTCGGCGCCGATCAGTTCAGCAAGAGCGACCCCGGCGAATCCGTCTCCAGGGGCTCCTTCTTCAACTGGTGGTACTTCGGCGTGTGCGCCGGCACCGCCGCCACGCTCCTGGTCGTCAGCTACGTGCAGGAGAACCTCAGCTGGGGCCTCGCCTTCGCCATCCCGTGCGCCGTCATGGCCTGCACCCTCGTCGTTTTCCTGCTTGGTACGAGGACGTACCGGTACACCGACACGAGCGGGACGCGCAGCCTGTTCGCTTACGCCGCCGAGGCTTTTGCTGTCTCGCGGCAGCGCCGGCGGAACAGAAGGTTCAGGGCTGCAGGTCGCACGGACATCAG cagcagcagcgatgaGGAGGCGCAGGTGGCagcgacgacgacaacgacgaaCACAGCCGTCGTGGTCAGCGAAGCCAAGGACGTCCTCCGTCTGTTCCCGATATGGGCGATGACGCTGGTATACGCCGTGGTGTACTCGCAGTCCATGACGTTCTTCACGAAGCAGGCGGCGACCCTGGACCGACGCGTCGGCGAGCTGGTGAAGGTGCCGGCGGCGGCGTTGCTAGCCTTCATCAGCATCACCATCATGGTGCTCGTCCCGGTCTACGACCGCGTGGTCGTCCCGCTGTCGCGCCGGTACACGGGCCGGCCGTCGGGGATCACCATGCTGCAGCGCATCGGAGCGGGGATGTTCCTCTCCATCGTGTCCACGGTGATCGCGGCGCTCGTCGAGGAGCGCCGGCTCCGGGTCGCGCGTGACACCGGGCTGACCGACAAGCCCAAGGTCCAGCTGCCGATGAGCCTGTGGTGGATGGTGCCGCAGTACGTCGTGTTCGGCGCCGCCGACGTGTTCGCCATGGTCGGCCTGCAGGAGTTCTTCTACGACCAGGTGCCTGACAGGCTGCGCAGCATTGGCCTGGCGCTCTACATCAGCATCTTTGGCATCGGAAGCTTCGTCAGCAGCGCGCTCGTGTCAGGCATCCACCGGGCGACGGCAGCGAGGGGCCAGAGCTGGTTCTCAGATAATTTGAACCACGCCCACCTCGACTACTTCTACTGGCTGCTCGCCACGCTCAGCGCGCTCCAGTTCTTCGCCTATGTGTTTTTTGCGTGGAGATACAAATATAAGAACGTTGGAGCCGAGCACATGTGA